The genomic window GGGCGGAACGCGGGCGCGTCGCCGGCGAGCCCGCGGCCGCCGTTCGCCGCGTCGAGCGTGCGGACGTTCGCCTCGGTCACCATGGGATTGTGGCCCTGCCAGCGGCTCTCGGCGATCTCCAGCAAGTTGAGCGGCGCATAGAGCGCGTCGCCTCCGACGCCGATCCAGTCGCAGGAATGGGCGGCGGCCTCGTCGACGTCGCCCTCGGGCGTGTAAACGAGCTCATACTCATATCGGATCGTCCGCGGCTTCGGGTCCCGGTCGTTCAGGTTCGAGCCGGTGTTCGCGACGAGGTCCAGCTCGATCCGGGCCCTCCGCTCCCCGCGGCCGGCCACGGCGTGGAACCGGGCGTCGTACGCGCCGATGCCGTGGTTCCAGACCTCGTCCGGCCCGCCGTTGGGCGGGAAGGAGCGCAGGTTGCCGAGCAGCGCGATCCGCCGGGCGCGGAGGTTCCGCTCGAGCACGGCGTGGAACCGCGCCACGAATTGGTCGCAGGGGTCGTAGCCGGGCCGCGGCGGGCCGGCCGGGATGTTGACGGCGTAGTCGCCGATCCGATGGTTGAGATGGTTCTCGCCCAGCTCGGCCCAGAGGGCCTTCAATTCATCACGGGTCAGGCCCGAGCCCTTCGCCGGGGTCGGCTCGTTCAGCAGGATCGAGGCCACGGCCCCCCCGAGGCAATGGCCCGGCCAGCGCTGCACGCCCAGCGTCTGGCTGTAGGCCGCTTCCCAGCTCCTCGCCGTGAGCCCGAAGATCTGGTCGTATTTGAGCAGGGGCGACGGTGTCTGATACAGGCCGACCTCGGCGCCCAGGGCGTACATGTCGTCGTAGAGGTTCGGGAACCAGGTCAGCGTGTCGCCTGCCGCCGGCCGGGTCTCGAGGAGGCCGTTGGCGCCGGGGAGGATGATGTCCTGTCCGGGAGCGATCGCGGCGCCGTAGGGGACGATCATCACGTCGTCGCCGGCCGGCGCCGGGGTGTCGACCCGTCCGTTGCCGCCCGCCCAGGGCTCGTGGACCGAGTCCCCCTTGGTCGGCCAGTAGTAATAGTTCCAGGGCTTCCGCGCCGATCGGGCGGACTGCACGAAGGTCGTCTCGACGGAGTAGGGCCGGCCCGCCTCCGTCCCGGAGACCCGGAAGGTGTACCAGCCGTGTGCCGCGGGGCCGCCGACGTCCTGCCCGCTGGTCCGGGGCTTCCCGTCCGGCCCGGTTAGCGCCCGGACGGTCCCCCCCGTCGACTTGACGGTGAGGGTCCCACCCTGACGGGTCGGCACGTAGACGCCGTATGAACGGTCGCCGGCCTGGTCGTTCAACGTCCCGCCGAGGGGGACCGGTTGGACCCGCTCGGCCGCCTCCGTCTCCATCGGCCACGCGAGCAGGGCCAGCAACGCCCAGGCCATGGCGCCGCAGCCGTTACAACCGATATGCATACCGCCTCCGGAATTGCGGGGAAATCCGTCGCCCCCCTCGCCCGGCGGCTACGGGCCGCGCCGACGAGGGCCAGGGACCCGCCCCTTCACAATTCCCGTGCCGGCGCGGGCCCCCGGGCTCGCGGAAGGGGCCGCCCGCAGCCCGGACGAGCCCGGCGCGACCGCCGCGGGCGGCCTCGCGGGACGTTGGGGCGATCGGTCGCGTCGACGGCAGACGCCTCCTGGCCGCGCGACGACCATCCTGGCCGCGTGGCGACCACGTCACCGACCGGCACCATCGTCAACATCGACACATCGGGCCGGGCGAGGCGCCCTCGTCCACCCGCCGCGAGGTGGCTCGTCGGAGGCCGCGCTGGTCGCCGTTCGACCACACGAAGCCCGGCCGATCGTCCCGGGGCGGGCCGCCCCGGCCGCGCGGCTCGCACCGGCAGGGCAGGCGCAAACCCAATCCCATTCAAGAAATATGACATTATGAAATGTGCCATGAAGCTCGTATCATTTGGTCGGCATCGAACTTGTTTATAGGGGATCCGGCATGGGGCGTCGCCGCGCGGCCCGGCCGCGGTCGAGGGCCGGCGTCCGATGCGGCCGGGAGTCTTCCCCGATGAGCGGCCCGCGCGGCGGGGATCCGAAGGACGGCAGGGCACGAGTGGGAGTGATTTTCATGTCGATTTCAGTCGATGCGAAGCGGAGGGCCCATCGCAAGGCCAGCCACGGCGACGTCGTCACGTCGGTGGCCTTCTCCCCGGACGGGGGGATCCTCGCGAGCGGGAGCTGGGACGGCACCGTCAAGCTCTGGGACGCGGTGGACGGCAGGCCCAGGCTGAAGCGCACCCTCCGCGGCGCATGGGACGAGGTGGAGGCGGTCGCCTTCACGCCGAGCGGCGAGGTCGCGGGCGTCGGGACCGGCTTCGACGACGCCCCCTTCGGCGAAGTCGTCCTGTGGAAGCCGGGATCGCCACGCGGGCGGTCCCTGGTCCGCGAGGCCGGGAAGATCGACGCGATCGCCTTCTCGCCGGACGGCGCGACGCTCGCGACCGGCAGCGGCGATCGCTCCTCGGTCTCGCTCCGGGACGTCGCCTCCGGCGAGGAGCGCTGGGCCCTGCCGGATCACCGCGGGCCCATCCGATCGGTCGCGTACTCGCCCGACGGCCGTCGCCTGGCCGTGGCCTCCGGCGCCGTGCCGGCGGTCGCGGATCGGCTGCAGGGAGGCGGACTCGGGGAGATCTCACTCTGGGACCTGGATGGACGGCCGCCGAGGCGTTTCGCTCGCCTCGCCGGCCACGCCTACGGGAGCCTCGCGGTGGCATTCTCGCCCGACGGTGCTCGCCTGGCGTCCGGCGGATTCGATCGGGTGACCAAGCTCTGGGACGCGGAGACCGGCCGGGAAGGGGCCACGCTGACCGGACACAAGGGGTGGGTGGCGGCCGTCGCCTTCGCGCCCGACGGCGAGGTGCTCGCCACCGGCAGCCACGACGAGACGATCAAGCTCTGGGACGCGGGGACCGGCCGCGAGCTCGCCACCCTGGCGGGGCACACCGGGAACGTCTATTCGGTGTCGTTCTCGCCGGACGGCCGGCTGCTCGCCTCGGGGAGCCTGGACGGCACGGTCCGCCTGTGGGACATACCGCCGGCGCTCGGCCGGGCCGCGGGCAGGCAACGGACCGGCGGCTGAATCTCCGGCGGGCCGCTCCGATCCCCCCGTCGAGTCCAATCCAGGGATCGGACGCGTCCCCGGGAATCCGGGCCGGGCCGGGGCACTTCGGCCGAGGGATCGGCCCATCATTTCGTCGGTCCATCCCGGCTGGGGCCGGCACATCATCATCGGCCCCCCGAGACGCGTCACCATCGCAGCCTCGCGGGGCGGGAGGAGGCACACCTCATGTTCGCGGTCTTCGGCACCCTGTCCGTCATCCCCTGGATCCTCTTCGCGCAGGCGTCATGGAACCCGGCCCCCGCGCCCGCCGTCGACGTCGGCTCGTCGGGGCAGGCCGTCGACGTGGAGGTCCGGGATCGCGGCGAGCTCTTCGGCCCCGGGGCGGGGCGGCGGGCGCGCGAGGCCCTGCAGGGCATCGATCGCGTGCACCCCGCGCGAGTCCTGATCGAGGCGATCCCGTCGCTCGACGGCGCCTGGATCGCCGACGTGGCGCTTCGCCGGGCGAAGGACGCGGCGCCGGACCGGCTCTACGTCCTCGTCGCCGGCGAGGAGCGGGAGGTCGGCGTGGTCGCCGGCCGTCGCGGGCCGGCGAGCCGGCTCACGGACCGGCAGCGGGAGCAGATTCGCCAGGCGTTCCTCGGTCCGCTCCGGGCCGGCCATCCCGATGAGGCATTCGACCGGGGCATCCTCGAGATCCGTGCGACGCTCGATCGCGCCGCGGCCGGCACCGGCGCGGGGGCCCCCGCCGTCCTGCTCTTCGCCACGACCGTCCTGGCCGTCCTGCTGGCCTCCTGGGCGCGGGAGAAGCTCGGCGGGGGCGAGCGAACTCGCGAGGGTGGGGGGGCATGCCGGGAGCATGCGCGTGACGCGCCGCGGCGAGGGTATCGCGGAGCCGGATCTCCGAGGAAGGTTGGAGTGTGAATCATGAAGACGAAGAAGAAGCCGATTTCCATCACACGCCCCGATCGCGAGCGGCTGGAAGGCCTGCTCGCAGGCCACCGGGGCCCGGACCTAGACGCCTACCTTTCGGCGCTCCGCGCCGAGCTCGAGCGGGCGAGGGTGATCGATGCCGATGAGGTCCCGCCCGACGTGGTCACGATGAACTCGACCGTCCGCCTCGTCGACGTGGCCGCGTCGGAAGAGGAGGAGTACACGCTCGTCTTCCCGGGGGACGCCGACGCCGACCTGGGCAGGATCTCCGTGATGGCCCCCCTGGGGACGGCCATGCTGGGCTACAGGGTCGGGGACGTCTTCGAATGGGACGTCCCGATGGGCCGCAGGCGGTGGCGCGTGGCCGGGGTCGTCTATCAGCCCGAGGCCGCGGGCCACCACCACCTCTGATCGCGGGGCCCGCGACGCGAGGGCGACCGGCGGGCGGATCGTTCCTTGTGGCAGGAGTCGGCGATCGTTAACCTATCCTCGAGCGATGGGTGCCCGCCCCGGCCCGAGGCCGGCGGCGGGAGAATAGGGAAGCCGGTGAGAATCCGGCGCGGGGCCGCCGCTGTAATCGGCCAGGCAACGGACATCAGAACCACTGCCGTCAGGCGGGAAGGTCGTCCGGGTGCCGCGACGAGCCGAGAGCCAGAAGACCTGCCCATCGTCGCGACGTCGAGACGCTCCGGCCGCGAGCGTCCGCGCGGGCTCCGAGGCCAGGCCACGCCTGCTGCATCGGGCGCGCCGGGTTGCGGCCGGGACGCCGACCCACCCGGTCCGAGCCGACACGATCCCGGAGCCCGCCCCGATGCGATTCCTCGCCCGCCTCCGCGCGTCCCGCCGCGCCTTCACGCTCATCGAATTGCTGGTCGTCATCGCGATCATCGCCGTGCTGATCGCCCTGCTGCTCCCGGCCGTGCAGGCCGCCCGCGAGGCGGCCCGGCGCATCCAGTGCGTCAACAACCTGAAGCAGATGGGCCTGGCGATGCACA from Aquisphaera giovannonii includes these protein-coding regions:
- the rnk gene encoding nucleoside diphosphate kinase regulator yields the protein MKTKKKPISITRPDRERLEGLLAGHRGPDLDAYLSALRAELERARVIDADEVPPDVVTMNSTVRLVDVAASEEEEYTLVFPGDADADLGRISVMAPLGTAMLGYRVGDVFEWDVPMGRRRWRVAGVVYQPEAAGHHHL
- a CDS encoding TPM domain-containing protein; the protein is MFAVFGTLSVIPWILFAQASWNPAPAPAVDVGSSGQAVDVEVRDRGELFGPGAGRRAREALQGIDRVHPARVLIEAIPSLDGAWIADVALRRAKDAAPDRLYVLVAGEEREVGVVAGRRGPASRLTDRQREQIRQAFLGPLRAGHPDEAFDRGILEIRATLDRAAAGTGAGAPAVLLFATTVLAVLLASWAREKLGGGERTREGGGACREHARDAPRRGYRGAGSPRKVGV
- a CDS encoding WD40 repeat domain-containing protein encodes the protein MSISVDAKRRAHRKASHGDVVTSVAFSPDGGILASGSWDGTVKLWDAVDGRPRLKRTLRGAWDEVEAVAFTPSGEVAGVGTGFDDAPFGEVVLWKPGSPRGRSLVREAGKIDAIAFSPDGATLATGSGDRSSVSLRDVASGEERWALPDHRGPIRSVAYSPDGRRLAVASGAVPAVADRLQGGGLGEISLWDLDGRPPRRFARLAGHAYGSLAVAFSPDGARLASGGFDRVTKLWDAETGREGATLTGHKGWVAAVAFAPDGEVLATGSHDETIKLWDAGTGRELATLAGHTGNVYSVSFSPDGRLLASGSLDGTVRLWDIPPALGRAAGRQRTGG